Within the Methanobacterium sp. BRmetb2 genome, the region ATTTAATTCTTCAAAAACGCTGAAACATTTAGTTTTTCTATCTTCAAAGATGTATCTGTATCTGCTGAAAACAATATCCACATCTTCCTTTTCTATTTTATTATATAAAACTTCACAGGCATTAGGTTCGTATGAATCATCAGGATCAAGAAACATTAAATATTTGCCATGTGCATTAGCCATACCAACATTGCGCGGTTTTCCAGCAGCACCACTATTATTATCTAGATGTAAAGCTTTAAAATTATTATATTTAGCAGCATATTCATTTATTATCTTTCCACTTTTGTCAGTAGAACAGTCATTGACCATTAAAACTTCTAGATTTTCCAAACCAATTGTTTGCGTTACAATAGAATCTAAAGCAGCTCTAATATAATTTTCTACATTATAAACTGGAATGATTACACTTATTTTAAATTTACAGTTGTTTATAATTGATTTCATGTATTTAATTTGTTCACGTGTATTAGCTGGATATTTATTCGACTTTTCGTTATTCATAAGAATCGACCAAGAGTTTAATTAAGAAAATTATTTACCAATTAATTGCATTAATAAACATTTTAATGAATATTCACAGCAAATTGTTTTTGATATTCATTTAATGTTTTAATGGACTTTCATTTATATTATAAATTTTTTATTATTGCTTGTTTTTATGTACTTTATATTAGTATAGTAATAGTTATGGGAGCTTATTTATCACTTATTTTTGAAAGAAGTTTTGTATAACAGTTTGGATTCCTTGAGGGTATTTTAATATTGATTTGGGTTGCTATAATAAATGGCACTTTTCTTTGATTGTGTTTAATTTAATAATAAAAATTATTTTTGAATAATAGTTTTCGATTTTTTAATTATTTATTATACATCAATAACTAATTTTAAATTCTAATCAAATATATTACCAAATTTATAATTATACTCCAAATTTCATTTTATTGTATTTTAATAATTGATTTAAAGAATTTTTTAAATCTTTAGTTCTCCATACAATCTCCGCATAGAATAATTTAATAATCCATTGATGAACAATATTATTAACCGTGTAAAATCTATATAGTTTTAGTAATTATTTGTCTAATTAAATAAAAATCAATCTTGGAGATAAATTATGAATTTTTTTAAAAATCCTTTTAATTTTATTAAAAAGGCTAATAAAACTTTTAATTTATATTTAGCAAATCACAAAAAATTAGAAGCCTTTTTAGGATCATATGGAGAAAATCGGAAGAAAACCGAAGCTTTTTGGAATGCTTTTTTGGATATTTATGGGGAAAATCAAGAAAAAACAGAAGCTTTTATAGATTATGTACAAGAAGATCTAAAAATGGCCATAGAAACATTCAATAAAAATTATAATAGCTGTAAAGAATATTTCTTTAACGGAAACGAGGATTTATTTAAACATATGGATACTGATCAATTCTTCCAGATGTGCTTTTTCAATAACATTAAGCTGTTATCATACTCACCTGCTGAAAATAGAATTTATCTAAAAACTGAAGATGGCCTTTTACTAATAACGAATAATAGATTTTACACAATTAAAGAAATTTTTGCTAAAGACGGATATTCCGTACCTCAACTTCATCTTTTTAAGGAATTTGTCGTTTTTGACATAGGAATGAATAGGGGCTATGCTGCACTGAAATTTGCAAATTTTGATGCATGTAAGGCAGTATATGGGTTTGAAATAAATGATGAAACTTATAATTTTGCTCTAGAGAACCTTGAGGTTAATCCAAGCATATCTCACAAGATAAAACCCTATAATTTTGGACTTTCTGATGAAAATGCAGATGTGGATATCTATTGTCTTCCAGGTTCAGATGGAGTTACTACCACAGAATTGCAGTTTACAGATACTCAATCGGAATGGTTAAAGAGAAAAGAGAAAATGGAGATTAAAAAAGCTAAAGTAAAAGAAGCAAGTTTGGTTATAGAGGATATTATCAAAAATGAGGACATAAATTCTAATATCGTATTAAAAATTGATACTGAAGGTTCAGAACATAAAATTATTGATAACTTAATAAATAAAGACATTTTGGACAAAGTAGATTTAATTATGGGCGAAAATCATCTTGAATCAGAAGATTTAGACAAAAAGCTAGTTGGATTTAAAAATGTCTACAAAATATACCATAATGATACCATCTATAGCTTTTGTTATGTTAAAGATAAATATTATAAAGTATTACCTCTATCTGAAGTTTATTAGTTCTAAATTTCCTTTATAAATAAAAATTCTAAAAAATTAAAAGTCAAAAATTAAATTCAATACACTAAAAAAAATAATTTAATGGATTTAAAAATAATAAAAAAATTTCAAGTGATTAAGACATTATCTACCTTTAATTTTCGTCCACCATTTTTTATTTTCACAATACCATTTTATAGTTTTTACTATTCCCTTTTCAAAAGTATATTTTGGCTTCCAACCCAACTCTTTTCGTATTTTAGTAGAATCAATAGCATAACGCCGGTCATGGCCAGGACGATCTTCAACATATTTAATAAGAGATTCGGGTTTGTTCAGATTTTCAAGAATTAATTTAACAATCTCTATATTTTTTTTCTCATTATTTCCCCCGATGTTATAAATTTCGCCATCTCTTCCTTTATGAAGAACCAAATCTATTGCTGTACAATGATCATAAACGTGTAACCAGTCCCTCACATTCAAACCATCACCATAAACTGGTAATTCTTTATCATCAAGGGCATTGTAAATCATTAATGGAATTAATTTCTCTGGGTATTGATAAGGGCCGTAATTATTAGAGCAGCGAGTAATGTTTACTGGTAATTTATAGGTTTTATGATACGCTCTAACCATTAGATCAGCACCGGCTTTGCTAGCAGAATAAGGACTGTTGGGAGATAGTGGAGTATCTTCTTGGAAATATCCATTTTTACCAAGTGTTCCGTATACTTCGTCTGTGGAAATTTGGAGGAATTTTTTCACGTCATTTTCTTTTGCTGACTCTAAAAGAACTTGAGTTCCCATAATATTAGATTTGATAAATATGCTGGGATCATTTATGCTACGGTCTACATGCGTTTCAGCTGCAAAATTAATTATATAATCCATATTTTTAGTTATTTGGTTTACCAATTCTTTATTAGTTATATCCCCTTTAATGAATGTATAATTAAGACTATCCTCAATTTCTCTCAAATTTTCTAAATTTCCACAGTAAGTTAGGGCATCTAAATTGGTTATTTCATAATTTTGATATTTATTTATCATGTATCTTAGAAAATTGCTACCTATGAAGCCTGCTCCACCAGTAATAAGAATTTTTGTCATTTTTTACCTCAACATAATTGATA harbors:
- the rfbB gene encoding dTDP-glucose 4,6-dehydratase, which gives rise to MTKILITGGAGFIGSNFLRYMINKYQNYEITNLDALTYCGNLENLREIEDSLNYTFIKGDITNKELVNQITKNMDYIINFAAETHVDRSINDPSIFIKSNIMGTQVLLESAKENDVKKFLQISTDEVYGTLGKNGYFQEDTPLSPNSPYSASKAGADLMVRAYHKTYKLPVNITRCSNNYGPYQYPEKLIPLMIYNALDDKELPVYGDGLNVRDWLHVYDHCTAIDLVLHKGRDGEIYNIGGNNEKKNIEIVKLILENLNKPESLIKYVEDRPGHDRRYAIDSTKIRKELGWKPKYTFEKGIVKTIKWYCENKKWWTKIKGR